CACCAGGCCGGCATGGGCGCCGAGCGAGACATTGCCATAGGTGCCGACGATCTCGTGCACCGCATGCTCGTTGCGGGTCAGCGCCATCACCGGACCCAGGCTTTCCACGGCGCGGATCAGATCACCCGGCTCCGCATCCAGCAGGATGACGTTGCCGCCGATGCCGGAGGCCACGAGTTCGCCTTCCGACACGCCCAGACGGGCCGCCTGGTCGCGGACGCGCAGCCCCGGCTCGGCCGCGGCAAGGGCCGCGCGGCGGGCGGCAAGGTCGGCGCTCTGATCGATGGAGGGCATGGTCATCTCATTCGCCTCACTTGGTCAAAATCAGCTTGTTCTGTCTTGTACGGCGCAGACGGTAGGTCTCGCCGCAATGCGCGATCAGCACCTCCCCCGCGGCGCCGAGCAGCGCATGGCTGTCCAGGCTGGCCGGCCCGCCCGGGCCGGTACGCGGTTGCGAGCGCTGGCCGCTCTCGGCCTCGATACGGACGTCCGCGGGTTCGGTGTGCATGATCGGCGGTCCTTGTCGGGTCGTTCCGCTAAGAACGGCGGGTCGGATCAGAAGCGATAGGCGGCGGTCAGCTTGACGGTCCGTCCCGGATCGTCCAGTTCCGACAGCGCCTGGCGATAGGTCTTGTCGAAGACATTGTCGACGGCCAGGTCGAAGCGCGCCCCGCGCAACCCGCCATCCGACGGCTGGAAGCTGATCCAGGCGTCATGGACGGCATAGCCCGGGGTCACGGTCTCGCCATTGGCGATCCGGTCCTGGCGGTCATGGGCGACCATGCGCCAGCCGGTCACCACGTCGCCGCCCATGAACTTCAGGCCGCCGCCCACCGACACCTTGTCGCCCGGCAGCCCGCCCAGCGGATCGCCCTCGGTCCGGTCGTCCCCGCGGATGCGGGCGGCGCCGAAGGTCGCGAACCACAGCGGGGCATCATAG
The window above is part of the Tistrella mobilis genome. Proteins encoded here:
- a CDS encoding hemin uptake protein HemP, with translation MHTEPADVRIEAESGQRSQPRTGPGGPASLDSHALLGAAGEVLIAHCGETYRLRRTRQNKLILTK